ATTCTAACAGCAGAGACAATGAGTGCTGACAAAATAACCAGAAAACACATGAAAGATCGATGCTTGTTCTTAAGACAACAAAGTATGATTCCAAGAATGTTTCTCCACTTTTACATACAATGGTTAGACATTTGGAAGTCTAGACCACGGTTTTGTAAAAGCTTAACATTTGGAGTACCAACAGTCTTGCTGTTTGAACCGAAAAATAACACTCCCAATTGTTTCCAGAACAAGAAATTATCTGGTACTAGACAAGAATCATTAGATTGAAGGCATCAAATCAATTCTTCTTTTCATCAGATTTCAAGTAAATGAGAAAAGCCCTACCATCCAAACAAGGACAGAAATTTATTGCACTCTGGTTTGGACAAAAGATTGATTCCATAAAACTCTTCTTTTATGATGTTCTTGGTATATTGTTAGATTGAAGGCATCAATTCAATTCTTCTTTTCATCAGATCTCCAATAAGTAAGAAAAGCCCTAGAACCCAAACAAGGACAGAAACTTATTGCACTCTGGTTTGGAAGACTGATTCCATTAAACTCTTCTTTTATGATGTTCTCGGTATTTTTGGACAATGGTTGTGATGGGCTAAAAGCAAGTCAACACAATAATCATGCCAAATTTCTAATTAGTTTTTCAGTGTCTGACACAATTTAAGTTGCTGCAAAACCAAACCCATTCAAAAGTCCTTTTTTTAAACGGTTAAAAGTTCCATCTAGATTATTTCTCAACTCTCCTTTCTTCATTGAAAAAGAAGGTCGAATGAGGAACTCAGAGCAGAGAACGTTACATTttagttaaattgaaaacacaTGGAAAAAGGTGGCAGGGTCACTTGTAACACAAACAAACACGAATTTAGAAATTGATAGTAGCCATATTTTAGGTTCATATGAATTTGATCAATTTGGAAAATAGAAGAGCTGCTCACTTTAATTTGGGTTCTTGAGGCAGTTGTTCCTCGTTCCCAGACCTTTTATTTCCCACCCAACAGTGTCTTGTTTGATTCCAGAGAAGAAGACCTGTAATCGAAAGTTCAGGTTCATACTTTTAGCAGTGAAGCAACCACATATATATGGGGAGATGCACATAAGCAGTGGGCACAGATTGCCATTAGCAAACACAGGATTACTACTCTACCAAGTTTACATGCAAATTGTTAAAAAGTAGcctatttaaatcaaatttatgaggCCCTCTTATAGGAAAATGAAAGAGTGAAATGGATGGACAAATGAGAGGGGTACGGGGTGGGGATAGTGCAGCTAGATGGCAGTTACTactgttgattttatttttccttattgCAAGTCATACTGCCTTCTGAAATATCTATCGATGTTGCTTGCTAGTTCTCATGTAGGTTGGGTATTAAAATGTAATGGAAGCTAGGTTCATTCTAAATAAGCATCAGCAGTCCAAATGCACAAAGCTGTCATGAGTATGGAGATGCTAATATGATTGAAtgcaaaaaaaactaatcaaagaAACCATGAGAACTTGCCATGATTTACAAATTCAGAAACATTGTTAATACTGCCAGAGCCACCATGTTGATCAAGAGTCTGGTTCTGGTTCGCTATGCTAATTGATGAGATGCTTCCTTGTGACTGCACTGCACTGTAATCCATGTCACATGTGCTAGTGGTCCAGAAATCCTCTGATATGGTAGGTTTCTTCACAGTTTCACATTTAACTTTTGGTCCTTTTGATTGCTCACGCACGGAGGTAATTAGTGTGGGTTTATTATAGCAACCAAGACAACCACTGCTCTGTAACAAACGACATGCAATCATATAACTGATCAAATCCAGACAAAATGAAGCATGCATATGGCAATACAATGCAGATCACAATGATACAGAGAATCATGAACCAATGATAATATTACAACATATAGGTAGACAGTACATGCATGTAAACATGGAAAATACATGTGAGaaacattttgttttcattaccTTTTAGGAATCAAAGTCAAAGCCTATGACATATCACCATGCAGACATCAAAGGATACTAGATGTACCAATATAACATATAACACTAAAAGGTAAGGTACAAAGTGCAAACCCTTCGTACATCTTTCCTTGAGATTACATTCCTATAGAACAGTTAAAGCGGTGTACTAAAATTTGAAGTAATTGCATGTCATGGAAAAATTTAACAAGATACCACAACATAACAACCCGATGATCATATcatacaggaaaaaaaacccatttcaaGTGCTTCTCTCACAGCTAAAAAATTTTGGAATCAGAAAGGCAAGTGACGGCAGCTCATCAGTTTGTCAAACCAGTCCTTTTGTAGAgtgaatttaaaaatcaataaagaaacaaGAAGATGCAGAACAATGATCACAGGGACATGATTGTTGTAGGGACAGCacttaaaaagatgaaaatgtgAAAATGGAGGAAAGCAAGAGAGGGAAGTCTTGAGGGCAGGAGGATTCCACAAGACCTTATGATTCAGCTTCATTTAACCACAAAATCATGGACACTGTTGTTGATAGTGTGGAATGGAacatatttaaaagataaaaaatcatgtggTGTTCAAAACACGGAATTACCAGCCATGTTATGAGAGAACTAAACACCACACTTTCAACTTCCTAACATGCTTTCCTAGATTCATAAATGGCCACTCACTTATATTGTGGTTGGAGGATGCATCGAACAGAAAAACATGTACTGTGTGCCAGGAGTTGTGCATGTTGTTAATGCCAAACTACAAACAAGGCTTGTATATCATCTTATCTATGCTAATTGCAGAGAGCTATCTCAATTTTAAGATGATAACACAAATGCTCACGATCACTATCAAGATTACTAAcagacattttaaaaaaaatctatcaggTCCCCACTATGGTTATCAGGAGATGCTCTTAAAATTAGTACCCATTTGAATATTAATCTTGATTTATCAATTTGCAGATGTTGTATGCAATTGCTCCCCTGAGGCAGATCAGATTAAAGCACATTTTTTTCTCAGAGCATGTCCTGAGTCCTTTCAATTATAGTATTTTTGTACAGCAACCCAGGAGTGGAATACCATGCCAGAATACAGACAAGTTGCACTGCTGTTCTGTTGTCCGAACCACAACACCAACAATATTTGACAACGTGCCTGAAGCTAGAATGATCAACTAGCAAAGGTTGGATTGACAGCAATAGAAAACGCAGCCAATCTTATCAGGTTtcaaacatttgaaaaaaaaaaaaaaatcatcatctaaAACCTCAAGGAAGCAAATTTGTCAATTATCCTCGCTCAACCAAACTACCTGCTGCTAAATGGAAGCATATCACAGATACATTAAGAGATCATAGCAAACGCCTAGGCAGCAGGTGATCTCCTAGGCAAGCCATGTAAGTTGTTCACCATGTTATATAAGTTGCTCCAGCAGATAAAGCATGCTATGTTAGCAAGGGTTGAGAAATTTCAGTGTACTAACCAAAGAGTCGCATTGGTGAAAAAAGTAACAATAATTTGATGATCGTGGGCAGTCCAATTCACAGAAATTCCAATTGCTCCAATAAAGTACATAAATTGTCAAGCAACCCAAAAGGGCAAACTTGCACGGATTTCTTAAATAGTACACACTCACAATAAGAACTCAACTTATTCCTTCCCTTCACGATACTCGACAAGTTTTGCGTAAACAAGTGGTATTTACAATTATGGAAACTCGTTGCaagattgatgaaaaaatagcATGATTGACTCCTCGCATTTTTAAACCTAAAACTCTATGGAAGCAAAACGCGGTCACTGGGAACCTAAAACATCAAATCATGAATGTGAAACTACAACATTCAACTTCACTTCTATCTTTATCTAATTGCTACCGAGAATAATTAAATCTGATTATTGTAACATGATCTTGATAATTTCCTCTCTCAAAAGGAAACGTAAAAACAATTGCATAATCATAAactaaaatgcaagaaaaataaatccatcAATACCCATTTCCTATTCTCTTCAACATATCTctagacaacaaaaaaaaaaaaaatcatttttcttccaaatttATCAGCGACCAAAAAAAGCAGAATTCAAGTCACAACAAATCAATCGTTAAAACCCACAAGGgaaattcaagaaaagaatCCAGAAAACATACCCCATGCATGCAGTATGATGAATAATCGCTGATGAGATCCTGCACAAGTATGTGCTTTAGCAGGGAAAAgcgaaaaaataaaactgcaaGAGACAAAGATCGGGAATCAATGTGACGGGCCTTCCACGGagagataaaagaagaaagaaaataaaataatggagAAGCGAgttaattattaaaacatggttaattaattaatccaaaCCATGCATTTCATCACTGAAAGCAAATATGGATATATGTGTGTGCTATGGATACACATTTAATTAAGATATTACTTAAACGTGAAATTTAAGTGGCACctcacaaaaa
This genomic interval from Populus alba chromosome 1, ASM523922v2, whole genome shotgun sequence contains the following:
- the LOC118042578 gene encoding uncharacterized protein isoform X2 translates to MGGCLGCYNKPTLITSVREQSKGPKVKCETVKKPTISEDFWTTSTCDMDYSAVQSQGSISSISIANQNQTLDQHGGSGSINNVSEFVNHGLLLWNQTRHCWVGNKRSGNEEQLPQEPKLNWNATYESLLGSNKPFPQPIPLTEMVDFLVDIWEQEGMYD
- the LOC118042578 gene encoding uncharacterized protein isoform X1, yielding MHGSSGCLGCYNKPTLITSVREQSKGPKVKCETVKKPTISEDFWTTSTCDMDYSAVQSQGSISSISIANQNQTLDQHGGSGSINNVSEFVNHGLLLWNQTRHCWVGNKRSGNEEQLPQEPKLNWNATYESLLGSNKPFPQPIPLTEMVDFLVDIWEQEGMYD